The following is a genomic window from Chloracidobacterium sp..
GTGTCGCCCAAACGAACTCTCTGTTTTCAGCCGATGCGTGGCACAACGTAACGTTCACTGCCGGCGAGGTTCAGAACCCGAAACGCAACTTGCCGCTTTCACTGCTTTTTGGAACCGGCGGCGTGATCCTGCTTTACCTTTTGGCGAATATCGCCTACTTGGTTACGCTTCGTTTCGATTCGATCCAGGATATTTCCGTCAATCACAGCAGCCGTATCGGCTCGTTCACGGCCGATGTTATCTTTCCCGGATTCGGTGCAGCATTGATGGCTGTCGCGATCATGATCTCGACCTTCGGCTGCAACAACGGCTTGATACTTGCGGGGCCGCGTGCCTATTACGCAATGGCGAAGGACGGCCTTTTCTTTCAGGCGGTCGGGCGGCTGAACAAGTTCCATGTGCCTGCTTGGGGAATTGTCGTCCAAGGCATCTGGTCAGCATTTTACGTTCTGCCGCGTACGATAAAGACCGGAGCCGACGGTACTGTCAGTTACGGCAATCTCTATGGCGACCTGCTGACATACGTTATTTCATCCGCCTTGATCTTTTACATCTTGGCGATCGCGGCCGTTTTTGTGCTTCGCGTGAAACAACCTGATGCCGAACGTCCGTATAAAGCATTTGGATACCCCGTAATACCGGCACTCTATTGTGTCGGAGCGGCCGTCATCCTGGCAATTCTGTTCATTTATCAAACCACGGCGACGTGGCCCGGCCTGCTCATTGTTCTTACAGGCGTGCCGGTTTATTTCATTTGGAGGAGGTCGGCGGCAACTGAGCCGGCGTCCTAGGTCAATAACTTAATTTCGGAGGTTTCGATGTCACTTTTTGCGACCAAACCCATTTCGAGGATCATTGCCGAGGCTGAAGAGACCGGCGAGCACGCCCTTAAAAAGGCGTTAAGCGCGCTCGACCTTACGATGCTCGGTATCGGTGCCATTATCGGAACGGGCATCTTCGTTCTAACAGGCCAAGCGGCAGGTAAGCATGCCGGGCCTGCCGTGGTGATCTCCATGGTGCTGGCAGGCATCGTGAGCGCCTGTGCAGCACTTTGCTATTCAGAATTTGCAGCAACGATACCGATCTCGGGCTCGGCGTATGCGTATGGCTACGGCACTCTCGGCGAATTCGTCGCGTGGATCATAGGCTGGGATCTTATCCTCGAATATGCGTTTGGTGCGGCAACGGTAGCGGTCGGCTGGTCGGGCTATGTTGTCAGCTTTATGCGCGAGAACCTTGGCATACAGTTCCCTCTGGCGCTCAGTGCTCCGCCCGGAGCTATCGTGGACAGTTCCGGAAAAGTGATCGCCCAAGGCATCTTTAACCTGCCCGCCGCATTGATAGCTGTTGCGGTTACGCTGCTGTTGATACGCGGCATTAAAGAATCGGCCAGCTTTAACACGATCATCGTTATAGTCAAAGTGATCGTCGTCATCCTCTTCATTGTCGCCGGTGTCGGTTATGTGATGCCGGACAATATCTTTAATCCGCCGTGTCCTGATAATAACGCAGGCTGTACGCCCTTTATGCCGTTCGGCTTTAGCGGCATTATCACGGGTGCTGCGGTCATTTTCTTTGCCTACATCGGTTTTGATGCGGTCTCGACCGCCGCGCAGGAAGCAAAGAACCCGCAGCGTGATATGCCTCGCGGTATTCTCGGTTCGCTCGCGATCTGTACGGTGCTTTACATCCTCGTCTCGGGCGTTATGGTCGGCCTTGTTGACTATAAAGCTCTTAAGGAAGCGGCTGCGCCGCTCGCGGCTGCCATCGATCATGCACTGAATGCTAATCAAGGTGCGACCGAGGGCGTAATGGGCAAGATACTCGCGATCTTTTCGTCATGGATCATCAAGATCGGAGCTGTACTCGGCCTCAGCTCGACGATGGTCGTTATGACCATGGGACAGCCGCGTGTTTTCTATTCGATGTCCAAGGACGGGCTTCTGCCGCCATGGGCCGCAAAGATCCATCCCAAGTACCAAACGCCGCACATCACAACTATCATCACCGGCACCATCGTTGCGATACTTGCCGGCTTTGTCCCGATCAGCCTGCTCGGCGAACTCGTCAGCATCGGTACGCTGTTCGCATTCGTGATCGTCGGAACGGGCATCATCATCCTGCGTTCGTCGGCTCCGGCGCTCAAGCGGCCGTTCAAGGTTCCGTTCTCGCCGGTCGTGCCGATCATCACGGTCGTATCGGCCGCGTTCCTTATGAACAGCCTGCCGCTCGATACGTGGATCAGGCTTATCGACTGGATGGCGATCGGGCTTGTGATCTACTTCGGTTACAGCTATTCGCACAGCCGACTGGCGACCGAGGGTGCTGACCCCGATCCGCGGCCTGACAACTACAGGCCGCCTGTAGCAGCAATGATCGGTATCATGCTGGTCTTCATACTGACGCTTTGGCAGGTGCTGCAGCCGTCAGCGATGCTTGGCCTGGGGCTGAAGCCTGATGAGAAGGCAACCGACAATATTGCGCTGAATCTTTTCATCCGGCTGTTCGCATGGCTGCTTACGGGCGTACTTGTCTATGTGATGCTTTACGGTAAGAGCGACCGTGGCAGCCTTCGCAAGGCAAGCACGCAAAAGATCGGATTGATTGTCGCCATCCTCAATATCGTGGTTTGGGCAGGCATTACTTTCTGGTTCTTCCAGCATATTCACGGCAACTAGGCCTTTGGACAGACGGATCGGACGGAGGCCGCTCTTTCGAGGCGGCCTCCCTTATTTGAGGCTATTGTAAAGATCGAGCCAGGCTCGGCCGTTCGCATTGATCTCGAAATTGCGTTCTACAAAAGCACGGCATCTGCCGCGGTAAGCGGCATATTCGTCCTCAGGCAGCATTATCAGCCGATCGAGTATTGCGGCAAGCTCAACGGGCGAATTTTCGACCCAATAACCGATCTTTTCGGCGTCCAGTACAGCCCAGGGTGTGCCTTTCGAAGCGACAACTGGCGTATTCTGTGCGAGCGATTCGAGAACCACGACACCGAAATTCTCGCTCTCTGACGGCATAAAGGTCCAAGCTGCACCGGCAAGCAGACGCTGCTTTTCGCCGCCCTCGACCTGGCCGAGGAATTCGACGCGTCCCTCAATACCGAGCTTCGCCGAAAGCTGCCTGAGCTTTTCCTCATACGCCGCATCGCCTTTGCCCGCGACCTTGAGCTTTATCGTGCCGTTGCGGAAGTGTTCGGATCGTGCTGCTGCTTCAATGAGCTTATCCACGCCTTTTTTACGATCAAGCCTGCCGATAAAGAGCAAATAGGGTTCGTCATCCGTTTCGATAAGCGGCGGCATCTCGATCAGGTTCGGTATATGCACCACCGGCACATCAAATGTGAAATATCCCTTGATGTCAGCGACCTCTTTCTCGGCAGTCGCGTGAAAAACGGCATGACGCGCGATGAAATTACGATACATCCAGAGTATGGGCCGCTTGCGGCCCCGCGATCGTGTCAGGCCGTACTGCGAAAGCTCATCCCGCGGCGAGACGACCAGCTTTTTATGTAATATTCGCGCGGCGAGAGCCGACACTACGGCCGCGGGGAAGAAAACGGACGAGACCTGTACCACATCCGCACCTATCACCCCGCGGAGCGATCTCAACATCTGCACGAACGGGAAATAGGTGATCCGTGTACGCACATGCATCACGCAGCCTGCCTCGGTTTCGTTAAAGCGGTTGAGCCGTACTGGTGTATTCACGCCTTGATCGGTCGAGATGACGGTCGGTTCGATACCGTTCCGCTTTAGATATTTTGCGAGCCAATAGACCGAGTTCGCGGGGCCGCCCGCCTGCGAAGGAAAGAATACCTGAAGCGGGAAAAATACTTTCATTTCAGATGCCATTGATCTCGAGCCACTCGGCCAGCACGATCAAGTGCCAAAGCTCCGACCATCGTACACGCCCGTCAACGAACAGCTTCCATTTTGAGCGAAGCAGATCGGCATCGAGAATTTCGCGTCCGGCAAGCTGCTCGATACGCTCCTGACAGAAGGCACGCAACGGGCCGCGCATCCATTTTTCAAATGGAAGTACGAAGCCCATTTTCGGCCGATGCACGATCTCGGCGGGCAGCAGCGTACCGAGTGAATCGACAAGCAGGCCCTTAGGCGTCGAAGACAGTTTCATCGCATCCGGGACGCGGAGAACGTACTCAACAAGCTTGTCATCAAAGAATGGCTCGCGTACCTCGAGCGCCGACGCCATCGCGAATTGGTCGGTGTCGCGCAGCAGCAGATTTTGCGTATAACCGAGCAGCTCGGCAATGGTAAATTGGCTGAGCAGCGGGAAGTGTTCGATATCCTCGAGCCGCTCACGCAGCGTTCGCCCGATAAGCGGTTCGCGTACTGTGTTGCCGAGATACCGCTCAACGGTCCGCCGCGACAGCACCTGCCGTGTCATAGGATATACAGTTGCGATGTCGAATGACCTGACGGCCAACACATCTGACATACGCTGATATTTCGAACTTGCCGAAGCCGACAGCACTGCCGCCGCGGCCTTGCGTACAAAATGCGGCACTTTCGGCGTAATGCCGCTGCGTGTGCGAAGCCACTGCCCGAAATAATGATAGCCCGCAAAAAGCTCATCGCCGCCGACGCCCGATAACGCGACCCGCAGGCCGGCCTCGCGTGCCGCTTTTGAAACAACGTAGGTATTAAGTCCGTCGCCGCTCGGTGCATCGATCGCTTGAAGTGCCGCAGGAAGAGCGTTGAGAAAGTCGTCGGCACGCAGCTTTATACTCTGATGCTTTGTGTTGAAGCGCTTGGCGATAATGTCAGAGTAAGGCGATTCGTCATACTCCTTTTCATCAAACGTTACCGAGAATGTGCTTACCGGCTGTGTCGATACTTCGGACATCAGCGCGACGACCGCACTCGAATCAATACCGCCTGAAAGGAACGCTCCGAGCGGAACATCGCTGATCATTCGCCGCTCAACGGATGCGAGAAGCAGATCGAGAATATGCTTTCGCACCTCTTCGACGCTGATTTCAACCTCGGCCGTTGTTCGCTCGATACGCCAAAACGGCTGCGTCTCGATCTTGCCGGCTTTGACGAAAGCGAATTCGCCTGCGCCGATCTGATGTATGCCGTCGATGATCGTGTCGGGCGAATAGACCGACTGGAACATCACATATTCAGCAAGGGCAGCTCTGCTCAATTCGGCTTTGACGATGCCGGAAGCAAGTATCGCGCGTATCTCCGATGCAAAAACGAAAACGCCGTCAGGCGTCATTGCATAATAGAGCGGCTTTACGCCGAACCGGTCGCGTGCGATGAAGAGGGTCTTTTCGACATTGTCCCATACGGCGAGCGCGAACATACCCTTGAGCATCTGAAGGCACGCCGGCCCGTGTGCAATGTAGGCGGCAAGGACGGCCTCGGTGTCGCTCTCGGTCGTCCACGGATAGCCCTTGAGCTCGGCTTTAAGTTCGCGGTAGTTGTAGATCTCGCCGTTCAGGATGACAGCGTAACGGCCCGAAGCATCGAATAGCGGATGGTTGGCGTTCTCGGAAAGGTCGATGATCGAGAGGCGTCTGTGGCCGAGTGCGATCCGATCGTCCGTAAAGATGCCTTCTGCATCAGGGCCCCGATGCGCGAGGCGGTCCGTCATCGTGCGGATGCGGCGCGAAGCGTCCTCACGATCAGTCAACCCGACAATGCCTGCGATACCGCACATAAACTAAATATGATAACTGATAGCACAAAGGCCGTGCGCATCGGAACGCACGGCCTTTGACCTCAAACTCAATCCGAACTAAAAATTAAGGCCGTTCTGTTCCTCGCCGGGCTGCGGAGCATCTGCCTTCTCAACCACGTTTTGATAGATGGTGATATAGCCGCCGTCGCTCAAGCGTTTCTTGACCGAGGCGATATAGTCGGTGAAGATCGCCATGCGGCGGCTGTCGAGCATTTGCTCGCGAAGCGTGTCACGCTGCTTTGCGAACTCCGCGCTGTCGGCCTCAGTACGGCCGGTAACGCCGACGACATACCAGTTGTCACCGCTCTTGATGGGCGTTTTTGTAACATCGCCCGGCTTCATTGCATAGATCGCATCCTCGAGAGCTTCGCTGGTCGATGCCGATGAGCCTTCGCCAAGCGGCGAGCCGAGCACAAATGCTTTCTGATCCTTGACCTTCATACCCTTTGCACTTGCGGCGGCCGCCAATGCAGTTGCATTCGGAGCTCCGGCGGCTATCGCCTTTGCAATGTTCTCTATCTCGGCCTGAGCTTTTTCGAGTTTTACGACATCCGTGATCTGAGCCTTGACCTCGTCAAAATCGGCGTCACGCGGCTCTTTGCGGTCAGCCAGCATAGGTATCGCGAAGCCATTCTGGATCGGCGTCTTTTCGCCGACATCATTCACAGCCTCGAGCGTGGCAATGCCTTCCTCGAACTGCGGCGAGATGCCGATGCCCGGAATGTCATCGCCCGGCTTCACATACGCAGTTTCCTTTATCATCTCGGCGGGCTTCATATTCGCCTGCGGTGCAAATTCATCAGCTACCTTTTGGATATCCTTAGAGGCCTTAAGGGCATCGTCGGCCTTTTGTGCGAGTTCTGCGGCCGCTGCATACGCACGCCTGTTCCGCAAGCTTACCTCTATCTCTTTTTTCGCTTCCTCAAAGCTCTTCGGCACGGCCTCGCCGCGGCGGAGAATGAAGTAGCGGTTCTGATAAAGGATCGGTTCTGAAACCTCGCCCGGCTTCATTGCGATCAGCCGCTGGTAAGGATCTTCTTTCTTATTCGGATCTTCACGCACGGGACCGCGGAGTTTCCCGCCCAATGGGGCCGATACCCTATCTTCCGACTGGCCCTTTGCCATCTTTGCGAATTCTTCTTCGCTTACGGTGCCGTCGCTGCCCTTTGCCTTCAGCTCTTGGACGAGCTGTGCGGCCTTTGCCTGTACCTGCGTTTCAAGATCAGGGTTGGCGATACGCAGGACGATCTCTTGCCCAAGCACGCCCGCTATCTTCTTATCGGCAGGCAATGCGTCGTATTCCGCACGAAGATCCGCATCTGGTATCTGAAGCTTTTCGCCGAGCTTACTTATATTGATAAAAAGATATTTGATCTTCTTTTGCGGCGTATTTATGTAGTAGCTCGCCTTATTCTTATCAAAATAGGCGTGCAGTTCCTCATCGCTGGGCGTGATGGTCTTGGCAAGGTCGCTTGCATTGAGCGTAACGTACGAGATGTCGAACTTGGTGTTCTTACGCTGATAGTCGCTAAGTACCTCTGCATCCGAGACAGTAACGCCCGATGTGATGTAGGCATCAAGTTTTTTCGAGCTGATGTCGTCGCGCAGACTTTGTTCATAGGCGGCAACGCTGCCGAACTGCTCGCTCACATTCAGTTCATACTTCTCCTGATCGAACACCTTGCCCTCAGCAACGCCGGACTGCTTGCGTATCTCATCCGCAACTTCGCGGTCGCTCGCGGTCAGGCCGAGACGTGCGGCTTCGAGCCGGACGATGCGGCTGCCGATAAGCCCGTCGATGATACTTTTCGACGGGATCGAGCGGCCCTGCATATACTGAGCATAGTTCTGCTTCTGCCGCATCACTTCGCCGAGAGTTATCTTTTCGCCCGACACCTTTGCAATGGTTTCGGTACTTCGCAGCATACTCTCACTCGTTTGATTTCCTCCGGTGCCGCTGCCCCAAAAGATAAGGCTGACGACCATCAAAATGGAAAACAAAAGGAGGACGAAATTGCGTGTCCGCTCCAGACGGTTGAAGAACTTTAACATTTATAGATACCTGCAATGACCAAAAGGGCCGTCATTTGAGACAAATTGCGATTTTAACAAAAGCGCTGTCTATGTCCAATACGCGCAAGGCCCATTACGACGGCAGTTCATCATACGAACCTGCTTGAAGTTCGACAATATTTAGCGGATTATTACAACTATTGAATACGCTGATGAGTGCCAGAAAGATCAATTCCGTCGCGATAGTCGTAAAACCGGACAGCGAAGATGCCCTCGCAACGGCCGATGAGCTTTCGTCGTGGCTCGTGGCGAATTCGCTAACACAGATTGGCACGCCTCAAATAGCGAACGGCGCGGACGCTGCAAGACAGCCTGTCGGCGATGCGGATCTTGTCGTCGTGCTCGGCGGCGACGGTACGATGATCGCTGCGGCACGCCTGATCGGCCGCTCGGACGCCCTAGTGCTCGGCATCAATCACGGCGGCCTCGGATACTTGACCGAGTTTCGGATCGAGGAGATGTTCGCGGCCATCAGCTCGATCGTCGAGGGCGATTATAAGATCGACAGCCGAGTGATGCTCGACGCCGAACTGCGGCGCGGCGGCGAAGTTGTCGGCAGCGGGCGTGTGCTGAATGATGTCGTGATCGACAAAGCCGCGCTTGCACGTATCATCAATATCGAGGTCCGGCTCAACAAGCTCTTTGTGAACCGCTTCCGTGCCGACGGCCTGATCGTAGCAACTCCGACAGGCTCGACGGCATATAATCTCTCGTCGGGCGGGCCGATCATTTACCCCTCGATGAACGCCGTTGTGTTGACGCCGATCTGCCCTTTTACGCTCACGAACCGTCCCATAGTTGTGCCGGATGACGCCGAGATCGAACTCTCGCTCGATACTGAGCATCACGGCGTCGCACTCAATCTCGACGGCCAAGCGGGCTTTCCGATGCTTGGAGGCGACCGCGTCATCATTCGCAAGAGCGAGACGGCACTCAACCTTGTGCAGCCGACAAACCGCAATTACTTCGACGTCCTGCGCGATAAACTTAAGTGGGGCAGATAGGGAGCGCCAGCTCAGCCGAATAGTTGCGGCTGCACGTCCGTGCTCTCGAAATAGCCTTCCGGCCACCACTGGTACGTCTCCAACTCGCACCTTCCGGCGGCATTGAAAACGACGCCTTCTGCTTCGAGCATTTCCTGCTGCAAATTTACCGGAATTGTGAGTTTGCCGGTCGAGCATTTCCCCTGCGAGTTTATGACACGCTGCCACGGCACATCTTCGCCGGAGCCGTGCATTACAAAACCGACGGTGCGCGGCGTATAGCCTTCGCCGAGGATCAATGCGATCTGACCGTAGGTCATTACCCTGCCTGACGGTATCGCGCGTACAAGCTCATATACGCGTTCGCGGTAATTTGAACTGTCAACTAAACTCACTTTTCCTCAGACACTCTCAAATTGGCCGGTTCGCACGCCGTCCACCCTATTGTCGGCGAATGTACCGGCATTTGTGCGGCAGAAAAGCGCATCCCGAAATGAAGCATTTCTTACCGCTCGATCAGGAACGTCCTTGCCGGCGAGCCGTCGCCGGTCGCTCCGTCGTACTTTAGCGGCGCGCAGATCAGTTCGTAGTCGCCCGGCGTGATACCACGCAGGTCAAGGCCTTCGACTATTACGATCTCATTCGAAAGCAGCGTTACGTGAACAGGATGACCGGGCGAGCCGCTCTTCTCGATCGAAAGATAATCAATTCCGATCAGCACGACGCCGCTTCTGACGAGATGGTCGGCGGCCGCAGGCGTCAGATATGCAAAATCGCTGCGAAAGCCATCCTCGGGCGTTGCCCAGAATTCGGAGTTCTTTGTTTTCAGCAGAACACGTTCAACACCGCTTAAATCGCCGAAATGTTCCGGCTCAACGGCGGTTACATCTTCCGGGACCGAAATAACACGGCACGGGCCGATAAGCTTGTGCGGATCGAGCTCGTGCACACGCTTTTTGCCCGGAATAAAGTGGTTGGGAGCATCGACGTGCGTCGCAGTGTGGACGCCGAAGCCGATCTGCGAGACGTTTGCCGAGTCGCCGCGTTCGATGGCCTTGAATGAGGTCATTTCGACGCCGGGATCACCTTTATAAATTGGTGTTTTCGCCGAGATCGTTACAGTGACGTCATGAATCCGTGTCATTTAACTTCCTCAAAAATACTCTCTAACCTTTTCATGCGGAATACGCTGTTCGGCCCGATGCGTGGCCACTTGTTGTTCTTTCCCGCGACAACCTTCTGACGATAGTAAACGGGTGTCTTGCCCGGCTGAGCGGTGAGTATCCAAGCCGTCGACATCTCCGAATCAACGAGCTTTGCCGCTTGATACCAGCCGATCTCGACAGGCTTGCCGTTCTTGAACTCAATGATGGAAACACCGATGCCGCCTTGGCCTTGGTGCATTGCGCCGCCGAACTCAAGCGTGATCTCATCCAGCCCGTTGCGGTTGACATCGGCAACCTTTCCGATGCCGAATGACCAACCCGAATCCTGCACGAAGTTCGCGACGACCTTCGAATTTTCGATGACAGCAAGCCCGACCCAGCCGAGGCCGTTACCCGTTTGGCACATTTGATAAAAGATCGCCGTTTGATGAGAATTCCGACGCGTGAACGAACCCTTAACTTCGCCCGTGAACTCCGGCGAGTCGGGGCACCCTTCAGAAACAAGCTTTTTCCGCACCGGCGGAAGCACCCGCGATTCATAAACTTTCGCGGTCGCCTTTGACGGCTCGACAGATTCAGGGCCTTGAACCGTGGGATCATGCACCATTATCCTTTGCCCGAACGCCGTGCCGGTACCCAAAATGAACGCTAATGTTGAAATGATCAAAAAATTGCCTTTCATCGCGTTTAGATTATAACAACAAATACGCATTGACTATCCGCTAAAGGCACATAGAAAGAAGAATTGCGTCCACCGTCCGTTTTCGGTATCTGCACCTTTGCAGAAAACAAGAGCCTTTCATCAGGCCCGCTCGTTGAGGTCTCGCAGGTTAGCGACGATAATGTACGTATGCTACTTTCCGGCATACGGCTGGCGGCTTCGAGCTATTCGAACACAGCACCGCTTATTTGGAGTTTCCTTTACGGGTCGCAGCGTGGCCGCGCCGAGATGATACTCGATAATGCACCGGCACGCTCAGCACAATTATTGGCCGAAGGCCGCGTCGATGCGGCATTGGTGCCCGTTTTTGCGTACCAATCGATCGACAATGTAAGGCTCATACCTGATGTGTGCGTCGGTACGCGGCACCTTGTTCAAAGCGTCTGCCTCGTTACAAAAGGCTGTGATCTAGCAGATGCTGCGACAGTCGCGCTCGACACTTCGTCGCGTACCTCGGCGGCGCTGACCAAGATCATCTTTCGCGAATTCATAAACCGCGAGCCGAAATTCACTGAGGCGGCTCCCGACATTGCCTCAATGTTGGAGAAGGCAGATGCCGCCCTTCTTATCGGCGACCCTGCACTGCGTCTTGATACGTCTATCTATCGAAAGTTCGATCTTGCCGGCCTTTGGCACGAGTACACGGGGCTCGGCTTCGTTTTCGCTATGTGGATGACGCGAAAGGACCCGATGCCGATCGACCTTGCGGCCGCACGCAACGAAGGTGTCGCGCACATCGCAGAGATAGCCGCAAATTACATCTCCGACACGCGGCTCAGCCTTGCCGAAATGAAAGAATATCTCGGCTCGAAGATCAGTTATTCGATGGATGAAACAATGCGCGCCGGCCTGCGGCTCTATTTCGAATTAGCCGCAAAACATCACCTCATCGAGCGGAACCGCAAGCTCGAATTCATCTGAAACGCGTGTTCTGCCACGCTGCCGCACGCAATTCGGCGTGTAGGATCTTATCAACGATTTTGCCGTGCTCTTTCAAATGCTCGACGATGATGAGCGCGTGGCGGATCCGCATATCGATGTCCTTGACCGTGCCGAGATGATGCAGGAGCGAACGCTGTTTTCCCGGCGTGAGCGCGTGAAAAAGCTTGTCGCCCTGCGGGTCTTGATCGAGCACCTCGCGAAATTCCTCCGGCATCGGCAGGCCGTACTTGCTCTCGTCCTTTTCGATGAGTACGCTGACGATGTCGCCGGCGGCTATACCGACCGCATCACGCTTTTGCTGATTGATGATGATGTAGAAATCACCATGCGCCGGCATCAACGCACACTGAAAAGGTTCGCCGCCGTCGAGCGTACATACGATACGCTTGTAAATGCCCTCGAAACCGAACCTATCGACAGTCTTTTTGTCGATCACGAGCGAATGCCAGCCGGAATCTTCCCATTTCATCAGCTTGGTCTTTAATTTTAGGCTCTTTACCGGCTTCGCCATCGCTCTACGAATTGTAAATTGATAATTGCAGAACTGTAAATTGGTTTGCTTTTATAACGCCGGATATTTAGCCGATTTGCGGCAGATCTGAATTGCGAATGTGCGGTTATGCGTTAAAATCACTTTAGTGAAGATGGATATTCAGCCGATATTGGACAGAGTTCTGGCGGGCGAACGGCTTTCGACCGAGGATGCAGCGCACCTTCTTGGTTCAAAGGATATTGTACGCATAGGCCTCGCCGCCGATGAGATACGGCGCCGAAAGAACGGCTCGGATGTCGTTACATACATCATCGACCGCAACATCAACTATACGAACGTCTGCAACGTCGTATGCACGTTCTGCGCTTTCTACCGGCGGCCGGGCAAGCCGGAAACCTACGTCCATTCTATCGAAGAGATCGAAAAACGCATCGACGAGACGATCGAACTCGGCGGCACAGGCGTGCTGATGCAGGGCGGGCTGCATCCTGATTTCAACATCGAGTGGTACGAGGAGCTTTTATCCACGCTCCACGCAAAATATCCCGACTTTCAGCTGCATTGCTTCTCGCCGCCCGAGATACACAACATCTCGCTAATCTCAAAGCTCGATTACGAGACGATCCTTCGTCGGCTGCGTGCCGCGGGACTCAATTCGATGCCCGGCGGCGGCGCCGAGATACTCGATGACGAGGTTCGCAAACGCGTCTCGACAAAGTGCACCACGCAGCAGTGGCTCGATGTGATGCGTGCCGTTCATAAGGTCGGGATGATCTCGACGGCGACAATGATGTTCGGCATCGGCGATGGGATCGAGCATCGCGTGCGGCACCTCGACCGTGTGCGTGAGGTTCAGGACGAGGCCCTTGCACGCATCGCCGAAACGGGCGACGGCGGCAAGTTTACGGCATTCATTCCGTGGACATTCCAACGCGAGAATACGGCCTTGGGACGCAAGATCACAGAGGAGCTGACCGGCATCGACTATCTGACGATGCTTGCCGTCTCGCGGCTCTTTCTCGACAACATTCAGCACATTCAGGCATCCTGGCTCACACAGGGGATAAAGCTCGGCCAGGCCGCGCTGCGCTTCGGCGCCGATGATATGGGCTCGATAATGATCGAGGAGAACGTCGTCTCCGCCGCCGGCGCACACAACGACGCCAACGAACGCGACCTGCGCTACCAGATCCGCGAGGCGGGGTACACGCCCCAACAGCGTGACATTCTCTACAACTACGTCAATCGCT
Proteins encoded in this region:
- a CDS encoding SurA N-terminal domain-containing protein, with product MLKFFNRLERTRNFVLLLFSILMVVSLIFWGSGTGGNQTSESMLRSTETIAKVSGEKITLGEVMRQKQNYAQYMQGRSIPSKSIIDGLIGSRIVRLEAARLGLTASDREVADEIRKQSGVAEGKVFDQEKYELNVSEQFGSVAAYEQSLRDDISSKKLDAYITSGVTVSDAEVLSDYQRKNTKFDISYVTLNASDLAKTITPSDEELHAYFDKNKASYYINTPQKKIKYLFINISKLGEKLQIPDADLRAEYDALPADKKIAGVLGQEIVLRIANPDLETQVQAKAAQLVQELKAKGSDGTVSEEEFAKMAKGQSEDRVSAPLGGKLRGPVREDPNKKEDPYQRLIAMKPGEVSEPILYQNRYFILRRGEAVPKSFEEAKKEIEVSLRNRRAYAAAAELAQKADDALKASKDIQKVADEFAPQANMKPAEMIKETAYVKPGDDIPGIGISPQFEEGIATLEAVNDVGEKTPIQNGFAIPMLADRKEPRDADFDEVKAQITDVVKLEKAQAEIENIAKAIAAGAPNATALAAAASAKGMKVKDQKAFVLGSPLGEGSSASTSEALEDAIYAMKPGDVTKTPIKSGDNWYVVGVTGRTEADSAEFAKQRDTLREQMLDSRRMAIFTDYIASVKKRLSDGGYITIYQNVVEKADAPQPGEEQNGLNF
- a CDS encoding NAD(+)/NADH kinase, with protein sequence MSARKINSVAIVVKPDSEDALATADELSSWLVANSLTQIGTPQIANGADAARQPVGDADLVVVLGGDGTMIAAARLIGRSDALVLGINHGGLGYLTEFRIEEMFAAISSIVEGDYKIDSRVMLDAELRRGGEVVGSGRVLNDVVIDKAALARIINIEVRLNKLFVNRFRADGLIVATPTGSTAYNLSSGGPIIYPSMNAVVLTPICPFTLTNRPIVVPDDAEIELSLDTEHHGVALNLDGQAGFPMLGGDRVIIRKSETALNLVQPTNRNYFDVLRDKLKWGR
- a CDS encoding MGMT family protein, encoding MSLVDSSNYRERVYELVRAIPSGRVMTYGQIALILGEGYTPRTVGFVMHGSGEDVPWQRVINSQGKCSTGKLTIPVNLQQEMLEAEGVVFNAAGRCELETYQWWPEGYFESTDVQPQLFG
- a CDS encoding cyclase family protein codes for the protein MTRIHDVTVTISAKTPIYKGDPGVEMTSFKAIERGDSANVSQIGFGVHTATHVDAPNHFIPGKKRVHELDPHKLIGPCRVISVPEDVTAVEPEHFGDLSGVERVLLKTKNSEFWATPEDGFRSDFAYLTPAAADHLVRSGVVLIGIDYLSIEKSGSPGHPVHVTLLSNEIVIVEGLDLRGITPGDYELICAPLKYDGATGDGSPARTFLIER
- a CDS encoding menaquinone biosynthesis protein; protein product: MRPPSVFGICTFAENKSLSSGPLVEVSQVSDDNVRMLLSGIRLAASSYSNTAPLIWSFLYGSQRGRAEMILDNAPARSAQLLAEGRVDAALVPVFAYQSIDNVRLIPDVCVGTRHLVQSVCLVTKGCDLADAATVALDTSSRTSAALTKIIFREFINREPKFTEAAPDIASMLEKADAALLIGDPALRLDTSIYRKFDLAGLWHEYTGLGFVFAMWMTRKDPMPIDLAAARNEGVAHIAEIAANYISDTRLSLAEMKEYLGSKISYSMDETMRAGLRLYFELAAKHHLIERNRKLEFI
- a CDS encoding DUF1905 domain-containing protein, encoding MAKPVKSLKLKTKLMKWEDSGWHSLVIDKKTVDRFGFEGIYKRIVCTLDGGEPFQCALMPAHGDFYIIINQQKRDAVGIAAGDIVSVLIEKDESKYGLPMPEEFREVLDQDPQGDKLFHALTPGKQRSLLHHLGTVKDIDMRIRHALIIVEHLKEHGKIVDKILHAELRAAAWQNTRFR
- the mqnC gene encoding dehypoxanthine futalosine cyclase, with protein sequence MDIQPILDRVLAGERLSTEDAAHLLGSKDIVRIGLAADEIRRRKNGSDVVTYIIDRNINYTNVCNVVCTFCAFYRRPGKPETYVHSIEEIEKRIDETIELGGTGVLMQGGLHPDFNIEWYEELLSTLHAKYPDFQLHCFSPPEIHNISLISKLDYETILRRLRAAGLNSMPGGGAEILDDEVRKRVSTKCTTQQWLDVMRAVHKVGMISTATMMFGIGDGIEHRVRHLDRVREVQDEALARIAETGDGGKFTAFIPWTFQRENTALGRKITEELTGIDYLTMLAVSRLFLDNIQHIQASWLTQGIKLGQAALRFGADDMGSIMIEENVVSAAGAHNDANERDLRYQIREAGYTPQQRDILYNYVNRSATNLDTTDSMKLKELTVAFAD